In Leguminivora glycinivorella isolate SPB_JAAS2020 chromosome 20, LegGlyc_1.1, whole genome shotgun sequence, the following proteins share a genomic window:
- the LOC125237078 gene encoding pro-resilin-like: MKAFVPLICLLALAAAEAPLGDGYAAARSSHDHSHGHSHNSNLGRSLSTEYGAPGASTRSLSQEYGAPSFRALSQEYGAPSARGLSQEYGAPSARGLSQEYGAPSARGLSQEYGAPSARGLSQEYGAPSARGISQEYGAPSARGLSQEYGTPSARGLSQEYGVPSARSPSEGYGAPSARGLSSTYGAPSQDFSRGLSQEYGAPGLRNAPSDTYGAPAFRNTPSDSYGAPLTGLQDFRSAPSEEYGAPSARSFGSPSAKYGAPARSSFRNSLSQEYGAPSTRSGFSGRSSFKSAKGRSGFSAPSSTYGAPNARSSDSYSQHKGGSSFASARLSDSYGAPAARSLSDTYGAPAARSLSDSYGAPAARSLSDTYGAPNSRAAGLKTGAFASSYASSRSSPSSKYGAPSAFDSMPSEQYGVPEQYDSLSSQGYGYARGALDELQNQEPANYDFAYKVNDFESGSDFGHSETRQENRAEGSYFVVLPDGTKQVVEYEADERGFKPRISVEPAETGGYDDNANNIGRSADGPY, translated from the exons gcGTTTGTTCCTTTGATTTGTTTACTGGCGCTAGCGGCTGCCGAAGCTCCTCTCGG CGACGGTTACGCCGCGGCTCGATCAAGCCACGACCACAGCCATGGTCATTCCCACAATTCCAACCTCGGCCGATCTCTCTCCACCGAATACGGAGCCCCTGGGGCCTCTACCCGGTCCCTATCTCAGGAATACGGGGCACCAAGCTTTCGAGCGCTTAGCCAGGAGTACGGAGCTCCAAGCGCCAGAGGCCTCAGCCAAGAGTATGGGGCGCCAAGCGCTAGAGGTCTCTCTCAAGAGTACGGTGCCCCTAGTGCTAGGGGCCTTTCTCAGGAATACGGAGCTCCTAGCGCTCGAGGTCTATCACAAGAATATGGGGCACCAAGTGCCAGAGGGATCTCTCAGGAATACGGAGCCCCAAGCGCTAGAGGACTCTCGCAAGAGTATGGCACCCCCAGCGCTAGAGGATTGTCTCAAGAATATGGAGTACCAAGTGCCCGAAGCCCTTCTGAAGGGTATGGCGCCCCCAGTGCTCGTGGCTTGTCTTCCACCTATGGCGCGCCTTCCCAAGACTTCTCCCGCGGACTTTCCCAGGAATACGGAGCACCTGGACTAAGAAACGCACCTTCAGACACTTACGGTGCACCTGCCTTCAGAAATACCCCTTCTGACTCTTACGGAGCTCCCTTGACTGGTCTTCAAGATTTCCGCTCAGCTCCTTCTGAGGAATATGGTGCCCCTTCTGCTAGAAGCTTCGGATCCCCTTCTGCTAAATACGGCGCCCCTGCTCGTAGCTCTTTCCGCAACTCTTTATCTCAAGAATATGGTGCTCCGTCTACCCGATCTGGTTTCTCTGGAAGAAGCTCTTTCAAATCCGCGAAAGGCCGTTCCGGTTTCTCTGCCCCCTCGTCTACTTATGGTGCTCCTAATGCCAGGTCTTCTGACTCCTACTCCCAACATAAGGGTGGTTCTTCGTTTGCCAGCGCGCGTCTGTCGGATTCCTATGGAGCGCCCGCGGCCAGGAGTCTGTCTGATACCTATGGAGCGCCAGCTGCCAGGAGTCTGTCAGATTCCTATGGAGCGCCGGCTGCCAGGAGTCTGTCTGATACGTATGGAGCGCCGAACAGCAGGGCTGCTGGATTGAAGACTGGTGCTTTTGCTTCGTCTTACGCTTCTTCAAG GTCATCCCCGTCCTCCAAATACGGTGCTCCCTCCGCCTTCGACTCCATGCCTTCCGAACAATACGGCGTCCCTGAGCAATACGACTCTCTCTCCAGCCAGGGTTACGGGTACGCCAGGGGAGCCCTCGATGAGCTGCAGAACCAG GAGCCAGCGAACTACGACTTTGCTTACAAAGTGAACGACTTCGAATCCGGCAGCGACTTCGGGCATTCGGAAACCAGGCAGGAGAACCGCGCTGAAGGCAGCTACTTCGTCGTTCTACCTGATGGCACTAAACAG gtggtgGAATATGAGGCCGACGAGCGTGGTTTCAAGCCCCGCATCTCCGTGGAGCCAGCAGAGACTGGGGGCTACGACGACAATGCCAACAACATCGGGCGCTCCGCTGACGGACCTTATTAA